GCGAGATGACCACCTCGCCAAACGCCAGTTGCACACACGACAACCGACCCGTTCCGGTCGTTTCGATGCGGTAGGTTTTTTGGGCCGACGCGGCCACCACCTGAAACTGACCGGGCAAGGTCAGCTCCTCGTTCCATTCCTGCAGGGACGCGCCAGGGGGCATGAGGTGAAATTTTTCGTTTTGCGTTAGTCGAATTCCCGATCGCGTTAACAGCTTCCGCGGCAGACGGGCAGTTTTGCGGCAAGATACATTATTTGTAATTAGTCTAAATAAATAACTTATATGCAACGATTTTTTACACTGCTGGGCTTGCTGCTCCTCTTATCGCCTGCGGTGTGGGCACAAAACACCGCTTTTGTACAAGGGAAGGTCGTCGGCGACGATCTAACGCCCCTGTCGCCGGCCAACGTAATGCTGGAAGGCACTTCGTTCGGTACCTCGACCGACGACGCCGGTAACTTCCGCCTTTCGGGCGTTCCGGCGGGTGCCTATCAGGTAAGCGTCTCGATGGTCGGCTACAAACCACAGTCGCGGGCCGTGGTGCTGGAAGCGGGCCAGACGGCCGTCCTTACGTTTGAGTTAGCCGCCACCAACGCGGTGTTGGCCGAAGTGGAAGTTTTTGGTGTGCCCGACAAACAACCCGAGAAACTGGCGACGATCACGCGCCTACCCCTGAAACCGTCAGACCAGATCCAGAGCATTTCGGTGATTTCGGACCGGCTGATCGAGTTACAGGGCGACCTGACCATCTCGGAAGCGGCCCGCAACGTGCCGGGGGTCTACACGTTTGCGACCTACGGCAACCAACGCGAGAGCATGTCGTCGCGGGGCTACCGGGGCATCCCGATCCTGAAAAACGGCGTGCGCGTCAACTCCGACTTCCGGGGCATCGGCGTTCTGACCGACATGCAGGGCATCGAAAGCGTGCAGGTGCTGAAAGGAGCCGCCGCCATTACGCAGGGCATCGCGACCGACCTGGGCAGTCCGGGTGGGGTGATCAACCTCGTGACCAAAACGCCGAAGTTTGAGGCGGGGGGCGCGGCAGCATTGCGCGTGGGCAGCTTCGGGCAACTGCGCCCGGCCTTCGATGTGTACGGTCCGCTGTCCGAATCGAACAAAATAGCGTTCCGGCTGAACGGGGCTTACGAGCGTACCAACAGCTACCGCGTGGGCGTTTCGCTGGAGAAGTTCTACATCAACCCTTCGCTGGAATGGCGTCCGGACGACAAGACGAGCATCATTCTGGAGATGGATTACCTGGACGACAGCCGTACGCCCGACCCGGGCACGATCAATCTTTCGACCAACGACGTCAACGCGATCTACGACCTGCCTTACGACAAATTCCTGGGCTTTTCGTCGAACCGCGTCACGACCCGCAACGCGACCTATTCGCTGCGGTTCCTGCGCCAGTTGAGCAGCCAGCTTAGCCTGCGCGCGGCTTACATCCGCTCTGACCTAGACGTGGAGGGCATCACGACGGGCCTTTCGGCGGGCGGTCGCGGCCTGCCGAACCTGGAAACCCTCAGCCAGCGCTACCGCACCATTGGCGGTTCGAGCCGCCTCGACAACAACTCGGTCTTGCAGGTGGACCTGATTGGGCAGGAGATTCGTACCGGCGCGTTGAAACATACGTTTCAGGTGGGCGTCGATTTCCGCAACAATTACCTCGAAACGGGCGGCAGTTCCATGGCCTCCGGCACGTACGTGGACATCGTCGACGTCTTCGAACCGATTCCCAACACGCTGCCTGACCAGGGCTACGTGTACATCGCCCCCCAACGCGACGAAAACGGCAACATCGTAACGCCCGGACGCACCGAAGTGGCCCCCATCAGCCTCTCGGCCAACACGACCGTCTCGTCGCGCAACACGTCCTACGGCCTGATGGCGCAGGATGTCGTTACCCTGACGCCCTGGGCGCGGGCTTTCCTGGGGCTGCGCTACAGCACGCAACAGAGCACCGGCTCGGCTACCGAAACCGAAATTTCGCGGGGCGATGCCCTCAATCCGCAGCTGGGTGTGATGCTGACGCCGAAAAAAGGGCTGAACGTGTTTGCTTCGTATACGTCCAGCACCAGCCTGCGCGGCGCCGACAACGTGGACGTCAACGGCAACGAACTGGGCGACCAGCGCATCGACCAACTGGAGGCGGGCATCAAATCCGACTGGTTCAACAACCGACTGCGTTTCAACCTGACCCTCTTCAAAATCAACAACACCAACATGTCGCTGCCGGTCTACGACGCCAACTGGAACGCCACCGGCTACTACCAGAAAGGCGGCAACGACGAGCGCAAAGGGGTGGAAGTCGAGTTGATCGGCCGGGTGCTGCCGAACCTGGAACTGGTGGCGGGCTACGCGCACATCGACGCGCAGTACAAAGAGCACACGTCGTATTACGAAGGCTCGGCACCGCTCAACACACCACGCCACACGGCCAACTTCTGGGCGCACTACACACTGCTGAAAGGCTTCAACATCGGCGTTGGCACGTACTACATCGGGAAACGGCCCGTCAACGACTGGGCGACCACGGTCACGCACCAGGGCATT
This region of Catalinimonas alkaloidigena genomic DNA includes:
- a CDS encoding TonB-dependent receptor produces the protein MQRFFTLLGLLLLLSPAVWAQNTAFVQGKVVGDDLTPLSPANVMLEGTSFGTSTDDAGNFRLSGVPAGAYQVSVSMVGYKPQSRAVVLEAGQTAVLTFELAATNAVLAEVEVFGVPDKQPEKLATITRLPLKPSDQIQSISVISDRLIELQGDLTISEAARNVPGVYTFATYGNQRESMSSRGYRGIPILKNGVRVNSDFRGIGVLTDMQGIESVQVLKGAAAITQGIATDLGSPGGVINLVTKTPKFEAGGAAALRVGSFGQLRPAFDVYGPLSESNKIAFRLNGAYERTNSYRVGVSLEKFYINPSLEWRPDDKTSIILEMDYLDDSRTPDPGTINLSTNDVNAIYDLPYDKFLGFSSNRVTTRNATYSLRFLRQLSSQLSLRAAYIRSDLDVEGITTGLSAGGRGLPNLETLSQRYRTIGGSSRLDNNSVLQVDLIGQEIRTGALKHTFQVGVDFRNNYLETGGSSMASGTYVDIVDVFEPIPNTLPDQGYVYIAPQRDENGNIVTPGRTEVAPISLSANTTVSSRNTSYGLMAQDVVTLTPWARAFLGLRYSTQQSTGSATETEISRGDALNPQLGVMLTPKKGLNVFASYTSSTSLRGADNVDVNGNELGDQRIDQLEAGIKSDWFNNRLRFNLTLFKINNTNMSLPVYDANWNATGYYQKGGNDERKGVEVELIGRVLPNLELVAGYAHIDAQYKEHTSYYEGSAPLNTPRHTANFWAHYTLLKGFNIGVGTYYIGKRPVNDWATTVTHQGIVPNQKPFDVKAYTVVNAQLGYMYKQFGVRVLFNNLFDKIGYNAYRTSFINQTDPRNFAAIVSYKF